A window of Verrucomicrobiia bacterium contains these coding sequences:
- a CDS encoding CHRD domain-containing protein, which yields MSSQASQQPPFPCSRRLPAVVLVLATVALCMLPASAQLIYQEGFNDDGSKAVPPRYTITDGMAYEPPFEAGNPFGIPDTQLGPVYWAHSFEVSFVGVPGPTAGRRAMLAWDSAIADSDVTPQTWQLVEGTVQWLADNKANATVLFTPSQFAAQSMADHLAAAGYVIVDDDESTPEDSVIADVVIRAPSGVNVSRFAQSSKGVLVMSSLDHDDMLTSSIGATASFTATTATVVTAHPAAGGLTGTFNVIAADTGPHSWQLIGSILPTGSTTVATMVREVPPTAASLADVDAMVAGTKQSQQATATVSEVDFADGSFGDFQADNPIPGDFTAPFGLVIRGSLNVSAAGRYSFAVASDDGARLRIDVDRNGLTDADNVIVNDTAQAHAPRYGDVTFPAAGLYDFEVAMFNSGGAGDVEFSVSLQAGGGDTSAISSGNWELIGQTFSAAVSLDGTATATSYQPTGASEFETLPLLVVNNGPGDVPPGNVFGGGPFTGFEGTGFFAGSAINKATEPGFSLSDEFGSYRSLRLRPVDVSGASDVTVTVALAATFLDFETDDRLDIWAYPDGEFSTPVRLARFSAPTGNDKFFADVDHGNANPLGLEFLDVTYPAPPGSRQLIIEFRAFSTWWNETLAFDNVRIRSGASEPLGSLAASVAGDDIRLSWSGGSPPYLVQGKLALTDPQWLDLETVATPSAVIPMAAPGGVFRVQDAAGKTVRLFKAVLNGANERPNPVDVPGTGVGLLALDGLTATYVVGYEQLTATPTAYHLHGFGTAEQAAGVLFNLVPAGTLGTSGTFAGQQTVTQATADGIVGGLTYFNIHTPANPPGEIRGQVLPVP from the coding sequence ATGAGCTCTCAAGCCTCTCAGCAGCCCCCGTTCCCCTGTTCCAGGCGCCTTCCAGCCGTCGTGCTGGTGCTGGCGACCGTCGCGCTGTGCATGCTCCCGGCGTCCGCCCAGCTCATTTATCAGGAAGGCTTCAACGACGACGGCTCCAAGGCGGTGCCGCCGCGCTACACCATCACCGACGGCATGGCTTATGAGCCGCCCTTCGAGGCGGGAAACCCCTTTGGCATTCCCGACACGCAGCTCGGTCCGGTGTACTGGGCGCATAGTTTCGAGGTCTCATTTGTTGGCGTCCCCGGGCCCACGGCCGGGCGCCGGGCCATGCTGGCCTGGGATTCGGCGATCGCAGATTCGGACGTCACCCCCCAGACTTGGCAGTTGGTGGAGGGCACGGTGCAGTGGCTGGCCGACAACAAGGCAAATGCGACGGTGCTGTTCACCCCAAGCCAGTTTGCCGCCCAAAGCATGGCGGATCACCTCGCGGCGGCCGGCTATGTGATCGTGGATGACGACGAGAGCACGCCGGAGGACAGCGTGATTGCCGACGTCGTGATCCGCGCGCCGTCCGGTGTGAACGTCAGCAGGTTCGCCCAGTCCAGCAAGGGCGTGCTCGTCATGTCCTCCCTGGATCATGACGACATGCTGACCAGCAGCATTGGCGCAACGGCAAGCTTCACGGCAACGACCGCGACCGTGGTGACGGCGCATCCCGCGGCCGGGGGCCTGACCGGGACGTTCAACGTCATCGCCGCGGACACCGGCCCGCATTCGTGGCAGTTGATCGGCTCGATCCTGCCCACCGGGTCCACGACGGTCGCCACCATGGTTCGGGAGGTCCCGCCGACGGCGGCCTCGCTTGCCGATGTGGACGCCATGGTCGCAGGCACCAAGCAGAGCCAGCAGGCCACCGCGACGGTTTCGGAAGTGGACTTTGCGGATGGGTCCTTCGGGGATTTCCAGGCGGACAATCCGATTCCGGGTGACTTCACGGCCCCCTTCGGGCTTGTGATTCGCGGAAGTCTCAACGTTTCCGCTGCCGGGCGCTACAGCTTCGCCGTGGCGTCCGATGACGGTGCGCGACTGCGGATTGACGTGGATCGCAACGGGCTGACCGACGCGGACAATGTGATCGTCAACGACACGGCCCAGGCCCATGCGCCCCGGTACGGGGATGTCACCTTTCCCGCGGCGGGTCTCTATGACTTCGAGGTGGCAATGTTCAATTCGGGGGGTGCCGGCGACGTCGAGTTCTCAGTCTCCCTGCAGGCCGGTGGCGGGGACACCTCGGCGATCAGTTCCGGGAACTGGGAGTTGATCGGGCAAACCTTTTCCGCCGCGGTGTCCCTGGACGGCACGGCGACGGCGACGAGCTATCAGCCCACAGGTGCGTCGGAGTTCGAGACCCTGCCGTTGTTGGTCGTCAACAACGGTCCGGGGGATGTGCCGCCCGGAAACGTGTTTGGCGGTGGACCGTTCACCGGATTCGAGGGAACCGGCTTCTTTGCGGGATCCGCGATCAACAAGGCCACGGAGCCGGGATTCTCGCTTTCCGACGAGTTTGGATCCTACCGTTCGTTGCGGCTGCGGCCGGTGGATGTCTCGGGCGCTTCCGATGTCACGGTCACGGTCGCCCTTGCGGCGACCTTTCTCGACTTCGAGACCGACGACCGGCTCGACATCTGGGCGTATCCCGACGGTGAGTTTTCGACCCCGGTCCGGCTTGCGCGCTTCTCAGCCCCCACCGGCAACGACAAGTTCTTCGCCGACGTGGACCACGGGAATGCGAATCCCCTTGGCCTGGAGTTTCTCGATGTCACCTATCCGGCCCCTCCCGGATCCCGTCAGCTCATCATCGAATTCCGGGCGTTCAGCACGTGGTGGAATGAAACGCTGGCCTTCGACAATGTGCGCATCCGGAGCGGGGCGTCGGAGCCGTTGGGATCGCTGGCCGCATCGGTCGCCGGGGACGACATCCGGCTGTCCTGGTCCGGCGGCAGCCCGCCGTACCTGGTCCAGGGCAAGCTCGCGTTGACGGATCCGCAGTGGCTGGACCTTGAAACCGTGGCCACGCCCTCGGCCGTCATCCCGATGGCGGCTCCGGGCGGGGTGTTTCGCGTGCAGGACGCCGCGGGAAAAACGGTGCGCCTGTTCAAGGCGGTGTTGAACGGGGCCAACGAACGCCCGAATCCGGTGGATGTGCCGGGGACGGGAGTGGGGCTGCTCGCACTGGACGGCCTGACCGCGACGTATGTGGTCGGCTATGAACAACTGACGGCGACACCGACGGCCTATCACCTGCACGGCTTTGGAACTGCCGAGCAGGCGGCGGGCGTGCTGTTCAACCTGGTGCCCGCCGGCACTCTGGGAACCAGCGGCACGTTTGCGGGCCAGCAGACCGTGACGCAGGCGACTGCGGACGGCATCGTCGGGGGTCTGACCTACTTCAATATTCACACTCCGGCGAATCCGCCGGGTGAGATCCGGGGCCAGGTGCTTCCGGTGCCCTGA
- a CDS encoding AMP-binding protein — MNPLLGVILQDLPDIPTGRHRRGVEWPLQPPFSVAGRFLESAERHAERTAILRHGLPSVSYASLANRVAGVRSRLRAAGVRAGEVVAVAIGEECMEWIPSLLGVLAEGAAYLALDLRLPAARIRNLIEDSTADKVLCGPSAHGCVAAWELADVTLIRDDPEIRDREAHPVVPCSENAVAFLTYTSGSTGAPKGIAIRHVNILHEVAVHSATLSLGPEDRLTALYPPSTVGSTRDLYAALLTGASLAFFPFRELGLAALRDWIRDQRLTRYHSVPPIFRELMQELGPTEVLPDLRTVFLAGDRVAWSDVDLFRRHTESGCHFYTGIGTSETSSLYCHGFVDPDEPRACGVLPSGKPVPGVTVRLLDASGNPVPDGEAGEIVVEGRLLTAGYWRRELKAPEPFPEAPRAPGERRFRTGDFARRDGAGRLLFEGRRDQQVKIFGHRVDLSEVDLKLRRLPGVREVAVRLYGAGVPDGVPQLAAFVSWSGEAPQPEAVRLQLSAQLPTAAIPGRFFWIHEFPRLANGKLDARALDRLAADAPAASEGRNTAAGPPQSPAQQLMARLWCATLGIAECGIHDSFFALGGNSLLAMRLVSRIRQAFTGTASLRMLLAAPTISGLLRQMDEAEPRASVAASPETSDAIPVVPREPPPPASHAQERLWFLNALEPGQTAYLMSEAVRCTGPLDVRALGAALRQVVTRHESLRTVFAESPEGLRQVIQAAPESVLDFEDLTGLTASAREARVAAMRVAVLAAPFDLSAGPLYRFCLLRIGPTEHLLLRAIHHIVADGWSLGVLHRELAALYEAAIARRPSPLPDLTHQFADLAVWQRRRLEGPAMEALLDHWMERLRGAPPLLELPRDGDAGARGGGARNRHRTLPARLADAVASRARSLDATPFMVLLGTFQVLLSRLSGQEDVVVGTPVAGRGRLEAEPLIGYFINTVVLRTQLHGVSSFRELIQQVRETVLDAQEHQDLPFERLVSRMEAVRGTGRHPVFQVFFNLLNHEDTGVRLPGLDSTPEPEPASQAKFDLTLYGVLRPGFLGLKARYNPDRFRESTVERILAQYEQLLEAFVANPEVALDVPSLALPGDLAVLPEPAAPLAAPLQPAIHAGFEEVARRSPGRLAIREPGREWTYGELETVADSVAVRLQAAGVQRAATIGLVAAPSGWLVAGLLGILKAGGRFLVLDASQPAERLRRIVARARPVALLVSANCGGLDAWRESLAMGETPVLALSVEPVRGGASGWDVPQVTGDDAAYLVFTSGTTGEPLGILGNHGPVSHFLAWQRQRFDLRPDDRFSLLSGLGHDPLLRDLFAPLSLGASIHVPPPGVRDSPDALPAWFQSEGITVCHLTPPLAAVLGGADPGASPRMGALRWVFLGGDRLTAACVRQIRQSAPEAGIVNFYGTTETPQAMGYHVVCAPGLEAGELRDPIPIGRAISDVQLLVWTRGGRLAGIGEPGEILVRTPFLASGYLGDEADARVQFAPNPATGDGADRVHATGDLGRFRSDGTLEFLGRREGYLKVRGYRIDAVEVCNAIRTLPPVQDAAVVPARDGDSLEAWLVLRRDAPLPGRGAVCQHLRSLLPAAAIPARFRVIHSLPLTPNGKLDLRALAELPFREVAEEAAAVARAGMECQVLEVWRRVLEQPHAGIHDNFFDLGGHSLLALRLLTALRGRGWRRITLAELFAHPTAGAIASLLEEVPAGGNPPGPSGPGRLQNALRGAASGVPWIHVPGIMGYEFLPPPMAAVIGRHRPFHDGLQFPGADGLGEPLRSVTELAAVLIPQIEAVRPAGPIWLSGYSMGGLVAHELARQLVLRKRRVDRVVLFDVRYIQEARRLRPAERVRLIADHLRGRRWAGRIRWARGIAMAKAQKQVRRLRRRLGMGGRTIADRMEAAGWSAVAAHRPGPYAGAVTLLRATRLGEFDTGRLERDRWNGWGPWAHSGFEVLDLDCDHASVFLEPVAPAVLDALETLILRHPHTEAGT; from the coding sequence GTGAATCCATTGTTGGGCGTCATCCTTCAGGATCTCCCCGATATTCCCACGGGCCGGCACCGCCGGGGTGTCGAGTGGCCGCTGCAACCGCCCTTTTCGGTCGCCGGGCGCTTTCTGGAGTCGGCAGAACGTCACGCGGAACGAACGGCGATCCTCCGGCACGGTCTTCCGTCCGTCAGCTATGCGAGTCTGGCGAACAGGGTGGCGGGCGTGCGATCCCGGCTTCGGGCTGCCGGGGTCCGGGCGGGCGAGGTGGTGGCGGTGGCCATCGGGGAGGAATGCATGGAGTGGATCCCCTCCTTGCTGGGCGTGCTGGCCGAGGGCGCCGCCTATCTGGCTCTTGATTTGCGCCTGCCCGCAGCACGGATTCGGAACCTCATCGAGGACAGCACGGCGGACAAAGTGCTGTGTGGGCCCTCGGCGCACGGGTGCGTTGCCGCTTGGGAACTGGCGGACGTGACGTTGATCCGGGATGATCCGGAAATCCGGGACCGCGAGGCGCATCCCGTCGTCCCGTGTTCCGAGAACGCGGTGGCCTTCCTGACCTATACCTCCGGCTCGACCGGGGCGCCCAAAGGCATCGCCATCCGGCACGTCAACATCCTGCACGAGGTGGCTGTTCATTCGGCCACCCTTTCCCTGGGCCCCGAGGATCGGCTGACCGCGCTGTACCCTCCCTCGACCGTGGGGTCCACCCGGGATCTTTACGCCGCGTTGCTTACGGGGGCCTCATTGGCGTTTTTCCCCTTTCGTGAGCTGGGTCTGGCCGCGCTTCGGGACTGGATTCGAGATCAACGTCTGACGCGGTACCATTCCGTGCCGCCGATCTTCCGGGAGCTGATGCAGGAACTGGGACCGACGGAGGTGCTGCCGGATTTGCGCACCGTCTTCCTCGCCGGCGACCGGGTCGCGTGGAGCGATGTGGACCTGTTCCGCAGACACACGGAATCCGGATGTCACTTTTACACGGGCATCGGCACCTCGGAGACGTCCTCGCTGTATTGTCACGGCTTTGTGGATCCCGACGAGCCTCGTGCGTGCGGGGTCCTGCCGTCGGGGAAACCGGTTCCCGGGGTGACCGTGCGGCTTCTTGATGCCTCGGGAAATCCGGTTCCCGACGGAGAAGCGGGCGAGATCGTTGTTGAGGGGCGGCTCCTGACGGCGGGGTATTGGCGGCGTGAGTTGAAGGCCCCGGAGCCGTTTCCTGAGGCTCCGCGGGCCCCGGGCGAGCGTCGCTTTCGAACCGGTGATTTTGCCAGGCGTGACGGGGCGGGGCGTCTGTTGTTCGAGGGGCGGCGCGATCAGCAGGTGAAGATCTTCGGACACCGGGTGGATTTGTCCGAGGTGGATCTGAAGTTGCGCCGGCTTCCCGGGGTGCGGGAAGTGGCGGTGCGGCTGTATGGCGCCGGGGTTCCCGATGGCGTCCCGCAGCTTGCCGCCTTTGTGTCCTGGTCCGGCGAGGCCCCGCAGCCGGAGGCAGTTCGACTTCAGTTGTCAGCGCAGCTTCCCACGGCGGCGATTCCCGGGCGCTTCTTCTGGATCCACGAATTTCCGCGTCTGGCCAATGGCAAGCTGGATGCCCGGGCTCTCGACCGGCTTGCAGCGGATGCTCCGGCCGCGTCCGAAGGCCGCAACACGGCTGCAGGGCCTCCACAATCTCCAGCACAACAACTCATGGCCCGATTGTGGTGCGCAACCCTGGGAATTGCGGAATGCGGCATCCACGACTCGTTCTTCGCCCTTGGAGGCAACTCCCTGCTGGCAATGAGGCTGGTGTCGAGGATCCGGCAGGCGTTCACGGGGACGGCGAGCCTTCGGATGCTGCTGGCCGCACCCACGATTTCCGGGTTGCTGCGGCAGATGGACGAAGCGGAGCCGAGGGCCTCCGTGGCGGCATCCCCGGAGACCTCCGATGCCATTCCGGTGGTGCCCCGCGAGCCTCCGCCCCCCGCCTCGCACGCTCAGGAACGCCTCTGGTTTCTCAATGCCCTGGAGCCGGGTCAGACGGCGTACCTCATGTCGGAGGCTGTCCGATGCACGGGGCCGCTCGACGTGCGGGCGCTGGGTGCGGCGTTGCGGCAGGTCGTCACGCGGCATGAATCCCTGCGCACGGTGTTCGCCGAGTCGCCTGAGGGGCTTCGACAGGTGATTCAGGCGGCTCCGGAGTCGGTGCTGGATTTTGAGGATCTCACCGGGCTGACGGCCTCCGCCCGGGAGGCCCGCGTGGCCGCGATGCGCGTGGCGGTCCTGGCGGCGCCGTTCGACCTGTCTGCAGGTCCGCTGTATCGGTTTTGCCTGCTGCGGATCGGCCCCACGGAACATCTCCTGCTGAGAGCGATCCACCACATTGTCGCCGACGGATGGTCCCTGGGCGTGCTTCACCGGGAACTCGCCGCCCTGTACGAGGCCGCAATTGCCCGTCGGCCGTCGCCCCTGCCGGACCTGACCCATCAATTTGCCGACCTGGCGGTGTGGCAGCGGCGGCGTCTGGAGGGGCCGGCGATGGAGGCCCTGCTCGATCATTGGATGGAACGACTGCGCGGAGCGCCCCCGCTGCTGGAACTCCCGCGCGACGGAGACGCGGGGGCCCGCGGTGGAGGTGCCCGGAACCGGCACCGGACCCTGCCCGCGCGGCTGGCCGATGCGGTCGCCTCGCGCGCCCGATCCCTGGATGCCACACCCTTCATGGTGCTCCTGGGCACCTTCCAGGTGCTGCTGAGCCGGTTGTCGGGGCAGGAGGATGTGGTCGTGGGGACGCCGGTGGCAGGCCGGGGCCGGTTGGAGGCGGAGCCGCTGATTGGCTACTTCATCAACACGGTGGTGTTGCGGACCCAACTTCATGGCGTGTCTTCGTTTCGCGAATTGATCCAGCAGGTGCGCGAGACGGTGCTAGACGCGCAGGAGCATCAGGATTTGCCCTTCGAGCGTCTGGTGTCCCGGATGGAGGCGGTGCGCGGGACGGGGCGGCATCCGGTGTTTCAGGTGTTCTTCAACCTGTTGAATCACGAGGACACCGGGGTGCGACTTCCGGGACTGGACTCCACGCCCGAACCCGAGCCAGCCTCGCAGGCCAAGTTTGATCTGACGCTTTACGGGGTCCTCCGGCCTGGATTCCTCGGGCTTAAGGCGCGATACAATCCGGATCGGTTCCGCGAGTCCACGGTGGAGCGGATCCTGGCGCAGTATGAGCAGCTGTTGGAGGCGTTTGTCGCGAATCCGGAGGTGGCTCTGGACGTGCCCTCCCTGGCGCTACCCGGAGACCTCGCGGTGCTGCCCGAGCCCGCGGCACCGTTGGCGGCACCGTTGCAACCCGCCATTCATGCCGGCTTCGAGGAAGTGGCCCGAAGGAGTCCGGGCCGGTTGGCGATTCGCGAGCCCGGTCGCGAGTGGACTTATGGCGAGCTCGAGACAGTTGCCGACAGCGTGGCCGTCCGGTTGCAGGCGGCTGGCGTCCAGCGGGCGGCGACCATCGGCCTGGTCGCGGCGCCCTCCGGATGGCTTGTGGCCGGCCTGCTGGGGATCCTCAAGGCCGGCGGGCGGTTTCTGGTGCTCGATGCGTCGCAACCCGCGGAGCGATTGCGGCGCATCGTGGCGCGCGCCCGTCCGGTGGCGCTTTTGGTTTCTGCCAACTGCGGCGGCCTCGACGCCTGGAGGGAGAGCCTGGCGATGGGTGAGACGCCGGTTCTTGCGTTGTCCGTGGAGCCGGTACGCGGTGGAGCCTCCGGATGGGACGTTCCACAGGTGACCGGGGACGATGCCGCCTACCTGGTGTTTACGTCCGGAACGACGGGGGAACCGCTGGGGATCCTTGGAAATCACGGCCCGGTGAGCCATTTCCTGGCGTGGCAGCGGCAGCGCTTCGATCTGCGTCCAGACGACCGGTTCAGCCTCCTTTCCGGTCTGGGGCACGACCCGCTCCTTCGTGACCTCTTCGCGCCCCTGTCATTGGGTGCCTCAATTCACGTCCCGCCTCCTGGCGTTCGCGATTCGCCCGACGCGCTGCCGGCGTGGTTCCAGTCGGAGGGCATCACGGTTTGCCACCTGACACCGCCGCTGGCGGCGGTTCTGGGCGGAGCCGATCCCGGGGCATCTCCGCGTATGGGGGCGCTCCGGTGGGTGTTCCTTGGAGGCGACCGGTTGACGGCCGCCTGCGTCCGCCAGATTCGGCAATCCGCTCCCGAGGCGGGCATTGTCAATTTCTACGGCACCACCGAGACCCCCCAGGCCATGGGGTACCACGTGGTGTGCGCTCCGGGTCTCGAGGCCGGGGAGCTCAGGGATCCGATCCCGATAGGCAGGGCAATTTCCGACGTGCAGTTGCTCGTATGGACTCGCGGTGGGCGTTTGGCAGGCATTGGCGAGCCCGGGGAGATTTTGGTGCGGACGCCGTTCCTTGCGAGCGGCTACCTGGGGGATGAGGCGGATGCCCGGGTCCAATTCGCGCCGAACCCGGCCACCGGTGATGGGGCAGACCGGGTTCATGCCACCGGGGACCTTGGTCGCTTTCGGTCCGACGGAACCCTCGAATTCCTCGGCCGGCGCGAGGGGTACCTCAAGGTCCGCGGCTATCGAATTGACGCTGTCGAGGTCTGCAACGCGATCCGGACACTGCCGCCGGTGCAGGACGCCGCCGTGGTGCCGGCGCGTGACGGCGATTCGCTTGAGGCCTGGCTGGTTCTGCGCCGGGACGCCCCCCTGCCCGGGCGAGGGGCCGTCTGCCAGCATCTGCGATCGCTGCTGCCGGCGGCGGCGATCCCTGCGCGCTTCCGGGTGATCCATTCGCTGCCGCTGACTCCAAACGGCAAACTCGACTTGCGGGCGCTTGCTGAGCTGCCGTTTCGCGAGGTGGCAGAGGAGGCCGCCGCGGTTGCGCGCGCCGGGATGGAATGTCAGGTCCTGGAGGTCTGGCGCCGGGTGCTCGAACAGCCGCATGCGGGCATTCACGACAATTTCTTCGACCTCGGCGGTCATTCGCTGCTGGCCCTCCGCCTGCTTACGGCCCTGCGGGGACGTGGATGGCGGCGGATCACCTTGGCCGAGCTGTTCGCCCATCCGACTGCTGGAGCCATTGCGTCGCTTCTGGAGGAGGTGCCTGCCGGCGGGAACCCCCCGGGCCCGTCGGGGCCGGGCCGCCTCCAGAATGCGTTGCGCGGCGCCGCCTCCGGGGTCCCGTGGATTCACGTGCCGGGAATCATGGGCTATGAATTCCTGCCCCCTCCGATGGCTGCAGTGATCGGACGTCATCGCCCGTTTCATGACGGCCTTCAGTTCCCCGGGGCTGACGGGCTTGGCGAACCGCTGCGCTCGGTAACGGAACTCGCGGCGGTCCTCATCCCCCAGATTGAGGCGGTGCGCCCGGCTGGTCCCATCTGGCTGAGCGGCTACTCCATGGGCGGGTTGGTGGCGCACGAACTGGCGCGACAGCTTGTGCTGCGAAAGCGGCGGGTGGACCGCGTCGTCCTGTTCGATGTTCGGTACATCCAGGAAGCGCGTCGCCTGCGCCCGGCCGAGCGCGTTCGGCTCATCGCCGACCACCTCAGGGGTCGGCGATGGGCCGGGCGGATCCGATGGGCGCGAGGCATCGCCATGGCCAAGGCACAAAAGCAGGTGCGTCGGTTGCGTCGGCGCCTGGGAATGGGGGGGCGGACGATTGCGGATCGGATGGAGGCCGCCGGTTGGTCAGCGGTGGCGGCCCACCGGCCGGGTCCTTATGCGGGCGCGGTGACATTGCTGCGCGCGACCCGCCTTGGCGAGTTTGACACCGGGCGCCTGGAGCGGGATCGCTGGAACGGCTGGGGCCCCTGGGCGCACTCCGGCTTCGAGGTTCTGGATCTGGATTGCGACCACGCCTCGGTGTTTCTGGAACCCGTCGCACCGGCCGTTCTGGACGCCTTGGAGACCCTGATCCTCCGTCATCCCCACACAGAGGCTGGGACTTGA